One Pygocentrus nattereri isolate fPygNat1 chromosome 12, fPygNat1.pri, whole genome shotgun sequence DNA window includes the following coding sequences:
- the LOC108437111 gene encoding NLR family CARD domain-containing protein 3-like yields the protein MEPQNSSSGGETPELKEQRAASPMPCFMSMSSNSTKKPHKSGSGGETSEPEEQRVASPMSSSGSISSNSVMEHQNSNSGGETSERDPPKKTESSSKEKLELIFKEVEHKLISLVTNELKSFKDLLSQDFQGRSERGVEDEEYKSIRKGVLKSTLHILQNMNQTDLANALASTLAPSCHQKLKLKLRDKFQTINEGISTHEPSTLLNEIYTELYITDCGSKAISEKHELKQIVFKKEAKQEQLIKCSDIFKLCSEQEKPIRTVLTQGITGIGKTVSVQKFILDWAEGKVHQDIFMFPLPFRELNLLKNEKLNLISLLHCFFPETQELKPRHFRQYKIMFIFDGLDECRLPLNFQSNDSLEDIEKPSSVDMLLTNLIKGNLLPSALIWLTSQPAAVSRVPPECVDRVTEVRGFTDLQKQEYFRKRISDPGLASKMIKHVRSSGILCIMCHIPVFCWIIATVLERMLGREESGEMPQTLTQVFTHYLIFQFKRKSQKHSQTSHAHQTRESIQKLGKLAFHQLNKGNLIYEEDLQECGISVTEATVYSGMCTQIFREEFCLYQEKVFSFVHLSIQQFLAALYTFLCFVNENYLKQKTAELFLNSAVDKALQSENGHMDLFLRFLLGLSLESNHSLLQDLLAETESICHSKELTVKYIKKKIIQNASPDKSINLIHCLNELNDHSLVQEVQMFLQKKNNRYLRGVNLSPAHWSALAFLLLNSEEELDEFDLNTYEPSEDCLLRLFPVVKVSRKAMLSLCNLGEKTCENLQSALQSPNSSLKELDLSNNDLQDSGIELLSVGLKSLHCKLEILKLSGCMVTEQGCSSLASALKSNPSHLKELDLTYNYPGESGAKLLSAQLEDPQCRLTTLRMDYAGEIRIKPGLRKYACELTLDPNTVHANLSLSEGNRKVTFVEQKQSYPDHPERFDGWEQVLCRESLTGRCYWEAKLNGTAEIAVSYKGISRKGDSTDSVYGCNEKSWSLYCSNNSYSVVHKKKRTVIPAPASLSNRVGVYLDCPAGSLSFYSISADTHMLTHLHTFSSTFTEPLYAGFWVYSNSSVYFVTHVSES from the exons GGAACAGAGAGCAGCTTCTCCCATGCCCTGCTTCATGTCTATGAGCAGCAATTCTACGAAGAAGCCTCATAAATCTGGCAGTGGAGGAGAAACTTCTGAACCAGA GGAGCAGAGAGTAGCATCTCCAATGTCCAGCAGTGGGTCGATAAGCAGCAACTCTGTGATGGAGCATCAAAACTCCAACAGTGGAGGAGAAACGTCTGAACGAGA CCCTCccaaaaagacagaaagcagTTCAAAGGAAAAGCTGGAGCTTATATTCAAG GAGGTGGAGCATAAACTCATCTCTCTAGTGACAAATGAACTAAAGAGCTTTAAGGATCTATTGAGTCAAGATTTTCAAGGAAGATCTGAAAGAGGGGTGGAGGATGAGGAATATAAAAGTATCAGGAAAGGAGTGCTGAAGAGTACTCTGCACATTCTACAGAACATGAACCAGACAGACCTTGCTAACGCACTAGCAAGCA CACTTGCACCTTCTTGCCATCAAAAGCTTAAACTCAAACTAAGGGACAAATTTCAGACAATAAATGAAGGAATTTCAACTCATGAACCCTCAACACTTCTAAATGAGATCTATACAGAGCTCTACATAACAGATTGTGGGAGTAAGGCAATCAGTGAAAAACATGAGCTGAAACAGATTGTATTCAAGAAAGAAGCAAAGCAGGAGCAACTCATCAAATGCAGTGATATCTTTAAGTTGTGTTCAGAACAAGAGAAGCCCATCAGAACTGTACTGACCCAAGGCATTACTGGAATTGGAAAAACAGTCTCTGTGCAGAAGTTTATTCTGGATTGGGCTGAAGGAAAAGTACATCAAGACATCTTCATGTTTCCACTTCCTTTCAGAGAACTGAATTTGCTAAAGAATGAAAAGCTCAATCTCATTAGTCTTCTTCATTGCTTCTTCCCTGAAACACAGGAATTAaaaccaagacattttagacaatacAAAATCATGTTCATATTTGATGGTCTGGATGAGTGTCGGCTACCTCTAAATTTCCAGAGCAATGATAGCTTGGAGGATATAGAAAAGCCATCCTCTGTAGATATGCTGCTCACCAATCTCATCAAAGGGAATCTGCTTCCCTCTGCTCTCATCTGGTTAACATCTCAACCAGCTGCAGTCAGTCGGGTCCCGCCTGAATGTGTTGACCGTGTAACAGAGGTGAGAGGCTTCACTGACCTTCAGAAACAGGAGTACTTCAGGAAAAGAATCAGTGATCCGGGCCTGGccagtaaaatgatcaaacacgTGAGGTCATCAGGAATCCTCTGCATCATGTGTCATATACCAGTATTCTGTTGGATCATAGCCACTGTTTTAGAGAGAATGTTGGGTAGAGAAGAGAGTGGAGAGATGCCTCAAACCCTGACTCAGGTGTTCACACATTACCTGATCTTTCAATTCAAACGTAAGAGCCAAAAGCACAGCCAAACCAGTCACGCTCATCAGACAAGAGAAAGTATTCAAAAACTGGGAAAACTGGCTTTCCACCAGCTAAACAAAGGGAACCTAATATATGAAGAAGATCTGCAAGAGTGTGGCATTAGTGTCACAGAAGCAACAGTATACTCAGGAATGTGTACACAAATCTTCAGAGAAGAATTTTGTCTGTACCAGGAGAAGGTGTTCAGCTTTGTACATCTGAGCATTCAGCAGTTCCTTGCAGCTTTatatacatttctgtgttttgtcaATGAAAACTATTTGAAACAGAAAACTGCTGAACTCTTCCTTAACAGTGCAGTGGACAAGGCCTTACAGAGTGAGAATGGACATATGGATCTTTTTCTTCGTTTTCTTTTGGGTCTCTCACTGGAGTCCAATCACTCCCTCTTACAAGACCTACTTGCTGAAACAGAAAGCATCTGTCACAGCAAAGAGCTAACAGTCAAATACATCAAAAAGAAGATTATACAGAATGCCTCTCCAGACAAATCCATCAATCTGATCCACTGTCTCAATGAACTAAATGATCATTCTCTAGTGCAGGAAGTCCAAATGTtcttgcagaaaaaaaataacagataTCTCCGTGGAGTCAATCTGTCCCCTGCTCATTGGTCAGCTCTTGCATTTTTATTGCTGAACTCAGAAGAAGAGCTGGATGAGTTTGACCTAAATACATATGAACCATCAGAGGATTGTCTTCTGAGACTGTTTCCAGTAGTCAAAGTATCCAGAAAAGCTAT GCTGTCTTTGTGCAATCTTGGGGAAAAAACTTGTGAAAATCTGCAATCAGCTTTACaatcaccaaactcctcccttAAAGAACTGGACCTCAGTAACAATGACCTGCAGGATTCAGGAATAGAGCTGCTTTCTGTTGGTCTGAAGAGCCTGCATTGTAAATTGGAGATACTCAA ATTGTCTGGTTGTATGGTCACAGAGCAAGGCTGCTCATCActggcttcagctctgaaatcaaacCCCTCACACCTGAAAGAGCTAGATCTTACCTACAACTATCCAGGGGAGTCAGGAGCAAAGCTGCTTTCTGCTCAGTTGGAGGATCCACAATGTAGACTGACCACACTCAG GATGGATTATGCAGGGGAAATCAGAATCAAACCTGGGCTAAGAAAGT ATGCCTGTGAGCTCACACTGGATCCAAACACAGTGCATGCaaatctttctctgtctgaggGGAACAGAAAGGTGACATTTGTGGAACAAAAGCAGTCGTATCCTGACCACCCAGAGAGATTTGATGGTTGGGAGCAGGTGTTGTGCAGAGAGAGTCTGActggacgctgttactgggaggcTAAATTGAATGGAACTGCTGAAATAGCAGTGTCTTATAAAGGAATCAGCAGGAAAGGAGACAGTACTGACAGTGTGTATGGATGCAATGAAAAGTCCTGGAGTCTGTACTGCTCTAATAACAGCTACTCTGTCGTGCACAAAAAGAAGAGGACTGTCATACCTGCCCCTGCCTCTTTATCTAACAGAGTAGGAGTGTATCTGGACTGTCCCGCCGgctctctgtccttctacagcATCTCCGCTGACACTCACATGCTGACACACTTACATACATTCAGCTCCACATTCACAGAACCTCTTTACGCAGGATTTTGGGTGTATTCTAACTCTTCAGTGTATTTTGTGACACATGTCTCAGAGTCTTGA
- the LOC108437108 gene encoding NACHT, LRR and PYD domains-containing protein 12-like, which produces MKTDGSMWEPPTFSSGKGTSTLRQKKSKTPARMKTDESMWEPSTISSGEGPANACAQKKTENISKKKLENIFKEVEQKIISTVKDELKRFKKLLHPDYSACCEKEVEDEEDQRSGRIGALKLTLYVLKSMNLADLADTLQTKLTPPCQQKLKLKLKDKCQKINEGISTEGNSALLNEIYTELYITEGMSGDVNQQHEVRQIETASRKMAREETPIKCSDIFIPLSGQEKPIRIVLTKGVAGIGKTVSVQKFISDWADGKANQDVIFMFPLPFRELNMLKNKKLSLINLLHCFFPETHKLNPKHYIHYKVIFIFDGLDECLLPLDFQNNMSLRDVEVPSTVDELLTNLINGNLFPSSLIWITSRPAAANQIPPEFVDRLTEVRGFSDPQKQEYFMKRINDQSLASKIITHVRLSRSLYIMCHIPVFCWIASTVLERMLGKAESGEIPKTLTQMFSHFLIFQIKHDTEKYRGKSEIDPQQTKETILALGKLAFQQLEKGNLIFYEEDLKECGISIQEATEYSGVCTQIFKEEFGVHLGKVFSFVHLSIQEFLAALYAFLCFVSKNHLTTELSKQNTELSELFRQSTITGFLNSAVKKALRSENGHLDLFLRFLLGLSLESNQTLLRGILTNTGSSSHSKKETITYIKDKIKETACPEKSINLFHCLNELNDQSLVQDVQEYLHREGSHSLHEVRLSPAQWSALVFVLLHSVEELDMFDLSKYDPSEECFLRLLPVVKASRKVVLSGCNLTTNSCEKLASVLQSTNTPMKELHISNNNLHHSEVELLAAGLRSAHCKLETLRLTGCSLTTNSCEELKIALQSAGSPLLELDLSNNSLQDSGVELLSAGLKCSHNKLEILRLADCNLTATSCEKLSSALKLTDSSLKVLDLSYNEVQDTGVKILSAELKNSPCKLEVLRLAGCNLTSNSCEKLTSILQSANSLLKELDLCNNDLQDSGVKLLSLKLKNSSCKLEVLRLAGCNLTMNSCEKLMSALHSANSSIKELDLSYNALQDSGVRLFSTRQKSSNCKLDILRLTCCNLTANSCEKLASALQSANLPLKELDLSNNNVQDSGVELLCTALKSPNCKLEILRLSLCNLRDKSCENLGLVLQMETSHLKELDLSNNDLQDSGVGLLSTGLENPHCKLEILRLSGCLVTKEGCITLASALSVNPSYLKELVLTYNHPEDAGVKLLSVKLEDSLYKLETLRVEHAGQSRIKPALRKYAYKLTLDPNTAHRRLSLSQENRKVTRARHREPYPEHPERFDEYEQVLCRQSLTGRCYWEAKWSVSAVIAVTYKGISRKGGSNDRVFGNNKTSWSLDCSNVSYSAWHNMKETVIPTPSSSSNRVGVYLDWMAGTLSFYSVSPDTNTLTHLHTFHSTFTEPLYAGFRVWDSDSSVCICEI; this is translated from the exons ATGAAGACAGATGGGTCCATGTGGGAGCCTCCTACATTCAGCAGTGGAAAAGGAACCTCTACTTTACG gcaaaagaaatcaaaaacaccAGCCCGTATGAAGACTGACGAGTCCATGTGGGAACCTTCTACAATCAGCAGTGGAGAAGGACCCGCCAATGCATG TGCACAAAAGAAGactgaaaacatttcaaagaaaaaGCTTGAAAATATATTCAAG GAAGTGGAGCAGAAAATCATTTCTACAGTGAAGGATGAGCTGAAAAGATTTAAGAAGCTACTTCATCCAGATTACTCAGCATGCTGTGAGAAAGAGGTGGAAGACGAAGAGGATCAGCGTAGTGGCAGAATAGGAGCCTTAAAGCTCACTCTGTATGTCCTGAAGAGCATGAATCTGGCAGATCTAGCTGACACGTTACAAACCA aACTGACCCCTCCTTGTCAACAAAAGCTCAAATTAAAACTGAAGGATAAATGTCAGAAAATCAATGAAGGAATTTCAACTGAAGGAAACTCAGCACTTCTGAATGAGATCTACACAGAGCTATACATTACCGAAGGTATGAGTGGTGATGTCAACCAGCAGCATGAGGTGAGACAGATTGAAACAGCATCCCGGAAAATGGCAAGAGAGGAGACGCCCATCAAATGCAGTGATATCTTTATACCTTTATCAGGGCAGGAAAAGCCCATCAGAATTGTACTCACCAAAGGAGTTGCTGGAATTGGAAAAACTGTCTCTGTACAGAAGTTTATTTCGGATTGGGCTGACGGAAAAGCAAATCAGGATGTCATCTTCATGTTTCCACTTCCTTTCAGAGAACTGaatatgctgaaaaataaaaaactcagTCTCATTAATCTTCTTCATTGTTTCTTCCCAGAAACACACAAATTGAATCCAAAGCACTATATACACTACAAAGTCATTTTTATCTTTGATGGTCTGGATGAGTGTCTGCTGCCGCTAGACTTTCAGAACAATATGAGCTTGAGGGATGTAGAAGTGCCATCCACAGTGGATGAGTTGCTGACAAATCTCATCAATGGGAATCTATTCCCCTCTTCTCTTATCTGGATAACGTCTCGACctgcagcagccaatcagatccctCCTGAATTTGTTGACAGGCTAACAGAAGTGCGAGGCTTTAGTGACCCACAGAAACAGGAGTACTTCATGAAGAGAATTAATGATCAGAGCCTGGCTAGCAAAATTATCACACATGTCAGGCTATCAAGAAGCCTCTACATCATGTGCCACATACCTGTCTTCTGTTGGATTGCATCAACTGTTTTAGAGAGAATGTTGGGTAAAGCAGAAAGTGGGGAGATTCCCAAAACACTGACTCAGATGTTCTCACACTTCCTCATATTTCAGATCAAACACGACACCGAGAAGTACAGAGGCAAAAGTGAGATTGATCCTCAGCAGACTAAAGAAACCATTCTTGCACTAGGAAAATTGGCTTTCCAACAGCTTGAAAAAGGGAACTTGATCTTCTATGAGGAAGACCTGAAAGAGTGTGGTATTAGTATCCAAGAAGCAACAGAGTACTCAGGGGTGTGCACCCAAATCTTCAAAGAAGAATTTGGTGTGCACCTGGGAAAGGTGTTTAGCTTTGTACATCTAAGCATTCAGGAGTTCCTTGCTGCTTTGTATGCATTTCTGTGCTTTGTCAGCAAAAACCATTTGACCACTGAACTCtctaaacaaaacactgaactctCTGAACTTTTCCGCCAGTCAACAATCACTGGCTTCCTCAACAGTGCAGTTAAGAAGGCCTTACGAAGTGAAAACGGGCACCTGGACCTTTTCCTCCGGTTTCTTTTGGGTCTGTCACTGGAGTCCAATCAGACTCTCTTACGAGGCATCCTGACGAACACAGGCAGTAGCAGTCACAGCAAAAAGGAAACAATCACATACATCAAAGACAAGATTAAGGAAACTGCATGTCCAGAGAAATCCATCAATTTGTTTCACTGTTTGAATGAACTAAATGATCAATCTCTAGTGCAGGATGTACAAGAATACCTTCACAGAGAAGGCAGCCATTCCCTCCACGAAGTCAGGCTCTCTCCTGCTCAATGGTCAGCTCTGGTGTTTGTGTTGCTGCACTCAGTGGAAGAGCTAGATATGTTTGATCTGAGCAAATATGACCCATCAGAGGAATGTTTTTTGAGGCTTTTGCCAGTAGTAAAAGCATCTAGAAAAGTTGT ACTATCTGGCTGTAATCTCACCACAAACTCCTGTGAAAAGCTAGCATCAGTTCTGCAGTCAACAAACACTCCAATGAAAGAACTGCACATAAGTAACAATAACTTGCATCATTCAGAGGTGGAACTTCTCGCTGCCGGACTAAGGAGTGCGCATTGTAAACTGGAGACACTCAG ACTAACTGGCTGTAGCCTTACTACAAACTCCTGTGAAGAACTAAAAATAGCTCTACAGTCAGCAGGCTCCCCGCTGCTAGAACTGGACCTCAGTAACAACAGCCTGCAGGATTCCGGAGTGGAgttgctctctgctggactgaaatgttcacacaataaaCTAGAGATACTCAG GCTAGCTGACTGTAATCTTACTGCAACCTCCTGTGAAAAACTCAGCTCAGCTTTAAAACTAACTGATTCCTCACTTAAAGTACTGGACCTAAGTTACAATGAAGTGCAGGATACTGGTGTGAAGATATTGTCTGCTGAACTGAAGAATTCACCCTGTAAACTGGAGGTACTTAG GTTAGCTGGCTGTAATCTTACATCCAACTCTTGTGAAAAATTAACATCAATTCTACAATCTGCAAACTCCCTGCTGAAGGAGCTAGACCTCTGTAACAATGATCTGCAAGATTCAGGAGTAAAACTGCTCTCTTTAAAACTGAAGAATTCATCTTGTAAACTGGAGGTATTGAG ACTAGCTGGCTGTAATCTCACAATGAATTCGTGTGAAAAATTAATGTCAGCTCTACATTCAGCAAACTCTTCCATTAAAGAATTGGACCTCAGTTACAATGCcctgcaggattcaggagtgaGGCTGTTCTCTACCAGACAGAAGAGTTCAAACTGTAAACTGGACATACTCAG ATTAACATGCTGTAATCTTACTGCCAACTCCTGTGAAAAACTAGCATCTGCTCTACAATCTGCAAACCTACCCCTGAAAGAACTTGATCTCAGTAACAACAATGTTCAAGAttcaggagtggagctgctcTGTACTGCACTGAAAAGTCCAAATTGTAAACTAGAGATACTCAG ACTAAGTCTGTGTAACCTAAGGGACAAGTCTTGTGAAAATTTGGGGTTAGTTCTACAAATGGAAACCTCCCACTTGAAAGAGTTGGATCTCAGTAACAATGACCTGCAGGATTCGGGAGTGGGGCTGCTTTCCACTGGACTAGAGaatccacactgtaaactggagatacTCAG ACTGTCTGGTTGTTTGGTTACCAAGGAAGGCTGTATCACTCTGGCTTCAGCTTTAAGTGTAAACCCATCATACCTAAAAGAACTGGTTCTAACCTATAATCATCCAGAAGATGCAGGAGTAAAGCTACTCTCTGTTAAACTGGAGGATTCACTTTACAAACTGGAAACACTCAG gGTGGAGCATGCAGGACAGAGCAGGATCAAACCAGCACTAAGAAAAT ATGCCTATAAGCTCACACTGGacccaaacacagcacacagacgtctctctctttctcaggaGAACAGGAAGGTGACACGTGCAAGACATCGGGAGCCATACCCTGAAcatccagagagatttgatgAATATGAACAGGTGCTATGTAGACAGAGTCTGActggacgctgttactgggaggcTAAGTGGAGTGTGAGTGCTGTAATAGCTGTGACATATAAAGGAATCAGCAGGAAAGGCGGCAGTAATGACCGGGTGTTTGGAAACAATAAGACGTCTTGGAGCCTGGACTGCTCTAATGTCAGTTACTCTGCCTGGCACAATATGAAGGAAACTGTCATACCCACCCCTTCCTCCAGCTCTAACAGAGTAGGAGTTTATCTTGACTGGATGGCCGGcactctgtccttctacagTGTCTCCCCTGACACAAACACTTTGACTCACTTACACACATTCCACTCTACATTCACTGAACCCCTATATGCAGGGTTTAGGGTGTGGGATTCGGACTCATCAGTATGTATTTGTGAAATATAA